A portion of the Salarias fasciatus chromosome 15, fSalaFa1.1, whole genome shotgun sequence genome contains these proteins:
- the exoc8 gene encoding exocyst complex component 8, with amino-acid sequence MSETGSRLRKLLESPNFDPQSYVKHLSQQSDGDRDLQEHRQKVQNLADETAQNLKKNVYKNYRQFIETAKEISYLESEMYQLSHILTEQKSIMESITQGLTSTDKDETSKEMQAAFPKETEELKQRTLTSLLEKVDGGKSIMDTPGRHLVYNGDLVEFDVENMSPVQKVHAFLMNDCLLVATWLPNRRGAVKYKYNALYELESFAVVNVKDNPPMKDMFKILMFPDSRIFQAENSKVKKEWLEILDETKKSKASKDKKAEEAPPPASPARAEPSTNPFDVDEDEEAPACGEESVDLSPEWIQELPEDLDVCIAQRDFEGAVDLLDKLNEHLRDQPATAGVKELRARVEERVRRLTEVLVFELSPDRSLRGGPRATRRAVSQLIRLGQSTKACELFLRNREAAVHTAIRQLRIEGATLLYIHKLCNIFFTSLLETAKEFQTDFAGNSGCYSAFVVWSRSAMTTFVDAFSKQVFDSKESLSTAAECVKVAKEHCQQLTEIGLDLTFTLQSLLVKDVRAALLSYKDVIIEATKHRNSEEMWRRMNLMTPEALLKLKDEMRGCGVAFDQYTGDDCWVNLSYTVVAFTKQLLSFLEEGLKLYLPELHMVLLESLREIVLAAVQHVDYSLRCEQDPEKKRFIAQNASFLHDTVLLVVERRFEEGVGKPAKQLQDLRKSSRPVRVNPESTTSVV; translated from the exons ATGTCGGAGACCGGGAGCAGACTCCGCAAGCTGCTGGAATCCCCCAACTTCGACCCGCAGAGCTACGTGAAGCACCTGTCCCAGCAGTCCGACGGGGACCGCGACCTGCAGGAGCACCGGCAGAAGGTCCAGAACCTGGCCGACGAGACGGCGcagaacctgaagaagaacGTCTACAAGAACTACCGGCAGTTCATCGAGACCGCCAAGGAGATCTCCTACCTGGAGAGCGAGATGTACCAGCTGAGCCACATCCTGACGGAGCAGAAGAGCATCATGGAGAGCATCACGCAGGGCCTGACGTCCACCGACAAGGACGAGACGTCCAAGGAGATGCAGGCGGCCTTCCCCAAGGAGACcgaggagctgaagcagaggacGCTCACCTCGCTGCTGGAGAAGGTGGACGGCGGCAAGAGCATCATGGACACGCCCGGGAGGCACCTGGTCTACAACGGGGACCTGGTGGAGTTCGACGTGGAGAACATGTCCCCCGTGCAGAAGGTCCACGCCTTCCTGATGAACGACTGCCTGCTGGTCGCCACCTGGCTGCCCAACCGGCGGGGCGCCGTCAAGTACAAGTACAACGCCCTGTACGAGCTGGAGAGCTTCGCCGTGGTCAACGTGAAGGACAACCCGCCCATGAAGGACATGTTCAAGATCCTCATGTTCCCTGACAGCCGCATCTTCCAGGCGGAGAACAGCAAGGTGAAGAAGGAGTGGCTGGAGATCCTGGACGAGACCAAGAAGAGCAAGGCGTCCAAGGACAAGAAGGCGGAGGAGgcgccgccgcccgcctccCCCGCCCGGGCCGAGCCGTCCACCAACCCGTTCGACgtggacgaggacgaggaggcgcCGGCGTGCGGCGAGGAGAGCGTGGACCTGAGCCCGGAGTGGATCCAGGAGCTGCCGGAGGACCTGGACGTCTGCATCGCGCAGAGGGACTTCGAGGGCGCCGTGGACCTGCTGGACAAGCTCAACGAGCACCTGAGGGACCAGCCGGCCACCGCCGGCGTCAAGGAGCTGCGGGCGCGGGTGGAGGAGCGCGTCCGCCGCCTGACCGAGGTGCTGGTGTTCGAGCTGTCCCCCGACCGCTCGCTGCGCGGGGGGCCCAGGGCCACCCGGAGGGCCGTGTCCCAGCTCATCAGACTAG GTCAGTCCACCAAGGCGTGCGAGCTGTTCCTGAGGAACCGGGAGGCCGCCGTGCACACCGCCATCCGCCAGCTGCGCATCGAGGGCGCCACGCTGCTCTACATCCACAAGCTGTGCAACATCTTCTTCACCAGCCTGCTGGAGACCGCCAAGGAGTTCCAGACCGACTTCGCCGGGAACAGCGGCTGCTACTCCGCCTTCGTGGTCTGGTCGCGCTCGGCCATGACCACCTTCGTGGACGCCTTCAGCAAGCAG GTGTTCGACAGTAAAGAGAGCCTGTCGACGGCGGCCGAGTGCGTGAAGGTGGCGAAGGAGCACTGCCAGCAGCTGACGGAGATCGGCCTGGACCTGACCTTCACGCTGCAGTCGCTGCTGGTCAAGGACGTGCGCGCCGCGCTGCTCAGCTACAAGGACGTGATCATCGAGGCCACCAAGCACCGCAACTCGGAGGAGATGTGGCGGCGGATGAACCTGATGACCCCCGAGGCGCTGCTCAAGCTCAAG GACGAGATGCGCGGCTGCGGCGTGGCGTTCGACCAGTACACGGGCGACGACTGCTGGGTGAACCTGAGCTACACGGTGGTGGCGTTCACCAAGcagctgctgagcttcctggaggAGGGCCTGAAGCTGTACCTGCCCGAGCTGCACATGGTGCTGCTGGAGAGCCTGCGGGAGATCGTGCTGGCCGCCGTGCAGCACGTGGACTACTCCCTGCGCTGCGAGCAGGACCCCGAGAAGAAGCGCTTCATCGCGCAGAACGCCTCCTTCCTGCACGACAccgtgctgctggtggtggagcgcCGCTTCGAGGAGGGCGTGGGCAAGCCGGccaagcagctgcaggacctgaggaagagcagccgGCCGGTCAGGGTCAACCCGGAGAGCACCACCTCCGTGGTGTGA
- the sprtn gene encoding DNA-dependent metalloprotease SPRTN, with product MDEDLLLAIRLQEQFDREDREDREDREDRDSGRILEAEPPLSIVDQSWEVLDPNPDVRALFLEFNQRFFWGKLSGVEVKWSPRMTLCAGVCSYEGRGGLCSIRLSEPLLKLRPRKDLVETLLHEMIHALLFVTQNNRDRDGHGPEFCKHMNRINQASGTRITIYHSFHDEVDVYRQHWWRCDGPCRTRRPYYGWVKRAMNRAPSRLDPWWEEHRLTCGGSYTKVKEPEGYSSKKGKKKEEGKTEEKKDKAGRKTSTTGSGSQDIRNVLPFSGKGFVLGGNSPSFRTPSSTVSSSSSSSSSSSSPSPSPSGGRPPMKTSVGNTTAFININGSPVKIPKAQRGSGATADRSQQKSIEELFRSPTSQPGATKDSSISRKVSSPQVKFSPDKTKQKSITELFRNPATQPDAKDWSTTPPRVFSPSKPPSSPAGPTQSRYFRDSPGGATSGVEAGGSTSRKRSWDQANVSDFFHSASDGQSRDSISTPAAAASSSSSSSSSSSSSSLMVSCPVCQVKVQESKINEHLDSCLS from the exons ATGGAcgaggacctgctgctggccatCCGGCTGCAGGAGCAGTTCGACCgggaggaccgggaggaccgggaggaccgggaggaccGGGACTCGGGCCGCATCCTGGAGGCCGAGCCGCCGCTCTCCATCGTGGACCAGTCGTGGGAAGTGCTGGACCCGAACCCCGATGTCCGAGCCCTGTTCCTGGAGTTCAACCAGCGGTTCTTCTGGGGGAAGCTGAGCGGGGTGGAGGTGAAGTGGAGCCCCAGGATGACCCT GTGTGCTGGAGTGTGTTCGTACGAGGGTCGAGGTGGTCTGTGCTCCATCCGGCTCAGCGAGCCTCTGCTGAAGCTACGGCCCAGGAAGGACCTGGTGGAG ACACTCCTCCACGAGATGATCCACGCGCTGCTGTTTGTGACCCAGAACAACCGGGACCGGGACGGCCACGGGCCCGAGTTCTGCAAGCACATGAACCGGATCAACCAGGCCAGCGGGACCCGGATCACG ATCTACCACAGCTTCCACGACGAGGTGGACGTCTACCGGCAGCACTGGTGGAGGTGCGACGGGCCCTGCAGGACCCGCAGGCCCTACTACGGCTGGGTGAAGAGGGCCATGAACCGGGCCCCGTCCCGTCTGGACCCCTGGTGGGAGGAGCACCGCCTCACCTGCGGGGGAAGCTACACCAAGGTCAAAGAGCCCGAAGGGTACAGCAGCAAGAAGGgcaagaagaaggaggagggcaagacggaggagaagaaagacaaGGCTGGAAGGAAGACCTCTACCAcag gttCTGGATCGCAGGACATCAGGAACGTCCTGCCGTTCAGTGGGAAAGGTTTTGTTCTGGGAGGGAACTCGCCTTCCTTCAGAACGCCGTcgtccaccgtctcctcctcctcctcctcctcctcctcctcctcctccccctccccctccccctcagggGGAAGACCACCGATGAAGACGTCTGTTGGGAACACCACAGCGTTCATCAACATCAACGGTTCTCCAGTGAAGATCCCCAAAGCCCAGAGAGGCTCTGGAGCGACGGCAGATCGGAGTCAGCAGAAGTCTATCGAGGAACTCTTCAGGAGCCCGACGAGTCAGCCCGGCGCCACCAAGGACTCCTCCATCAGTAGAAAGGTCTCCTCCCCTCAGGTGAAGTTTAGTCCTGATAAAACCAAGCAGAAGTCCATCACAGAGCTCTTCAGGAACCCCGCTACTCAGCCAGATGCTAAAGACTGGTCCACGACTCCCCCCCGGGTCTTCAGTCCCAGTAAACCCCCCAGCAGCCCGGCTGGACCCACGCAGTCCAGGTACTTCAGGGACTCGCCCGGCGGAGCCACGTcaggggtggaggctggagggtcCACCTCCAGGAAGAGGTCATGGGACCAGGCCAACGTCTCCGACTTCTTCCACAGCGCTTCAGACGGCCAATCCAGGGACTCCATCAGCactcctgccgccgccgcctcctcctcctcctcctcctcctcctcctcctcctcctcctccctgatggtCAGCTGCCCCGTGTGCCAGGTCAAAGTTCAGGAGTCAAAGATCAACGAGCATCTGGACTCCTGCCTCTCCTGA
- the fam89a gene encoding protein FAM89A: MNGKSSSGSPGGMACIEGLPPLPKSLSGLLNSSGGSWRDMERMYVKKTMIQDDLSRGRNNADSLLASKPANLDAALALLRKEMVGLRQQDMSLLCQLWSLHESIQEYKGSAASSLMENGYFDEDDEYYPEPGATPTGEQPDGGDVDGAAPKKGVGVGKDDSWDSFHVTI; this comes from the exons ATGAACGGGAAGTCGTCGAGCGGCTCCCCGGGCGGGATGGCCTGCATCGAGGGGCTGCCGCCGCTGCCCAAGAGCCTGAGCGGGCTGCTCAACTCCAGCGGCGGCTCGTGGAGGGACATGGAGCGGATGTACGTGAAGAAGACGATGATCCAGGACGACCTGAGCCGAGGCCGGAACAACGCCGACAGCCTGCTGGCCAGCAAGCCGGCCAACCTGGACGCCGCGCTGGCCCTGCTGCGGAAGGAGATG GTGGGGTTGCGCCAGCAGGACATGTCGCTGCTGTGCCAGCTGTGGTCGCTCCACGAGTCCATCCAGGAGTACAAAGGCAGCGCCGCctccagcctgatggagaaCGGCTACTTCGACGAGGACGACGAGTACTACCCCGAGCCCGGCGCCACGCCCACCGGCGAGCAGCCGGACGGCGGCGACGTTGACGGGGCGGCGCCCAAGAAGGGCGTCGGCGTCGGGAAGGACGACAGCTGGGACTCGTTCCACGTCACCATCTGA
- the ttc13 gene encoding tetratricopeptide repeat protein 13 isoform X2, producing MEPNMAPASRAVVVVLSVLHLSRTILCTEYFSTLTLFNQELHKQGCSSLSDWEDFAADCESSILQLEDPDCEEGSNPNCESVFSLNAEKILNQAKLFIEQKKIPFPVDNHNTNEELAIGYVLIGNGLYDEAIKHFSLLLQGDPELVSAIYGRGIAYGKKSLQDIKNAELALYELNRVIILEPNWPEVYEQKAEILSTLSRISEALSDLTKAIQLQPSARLYRHRGTLLFISEDYVAAMEDFQQSLELKRNQPIAMLYKGLTFFHRGMLKEAIETFKEALKLKPDFIDAYKSLGQAYRELGDFESAMESFQKALMLNQNHIQSLQLRGMMLYHHGSLQEALGNFKRCLQLEPYNEVCQYMKGLSHVAMGQFYEGIKAQTKVMLNDPLLGQKASSEYLKVKYLREYSRYLHSHLDVAVAEYNVDQDLPGNFKNHWAKNLPFLIEDYEEQPGLQPHIKDVLPQNFESYSVDVQKLICSADQLGALMQYDTPGFLPNRRIHRAMGLATLEVMQAMQRTWSNSKVRVNGKTRQMQWRDMFDIAVKWRRIADPDQPVLWLDQMPARSLSRGFNNHINLIRGQIINIRYLAYFDNILDFIKDRILVYHGAYNPRGLMEVRQALESVNKVEDLLPIMKFNSKTRDGFTVNSKVPSMKDSGKEYDGFTITITGDRVGNMLFSVETQTTEERTQQYQSEIESIYKDLTAKGKALMLSTELGDADAVCNLILSLIYYFCNLMPLSRGSSVVAYSVVMGALMASGKEVIGRIPKGKLVDFEAMTTPSPDSFSKTAKSWMNLKSLPGWYQSLPSVAEAFPSTRTMIEVLNTDSSSHCPKKS from the exons ATGGAGCCCAACATGGCCCCTGCCAGCCGGGCCGTTGTTGTGGTGCTGTCGGTGCTGCACCTGAGCCGGACGATCCTCTGCACCGAGTACTTCTCCACGCTGACTCTGTTCAACCAGGAGCTGCacaagcagggctgcagctcgCTGTCCGACTGGGAGGACTTCGCGGCGGACTGCG AGTCTTCCATCTTGCAGCTGGAGGACCCGGACTGCGAGGAGGGAAGCAACCCCAACTGCGAGTCCGTCTTCTCACTGAACGCCGAGAAGATCCTG AACCAGGCGAAGCTGTTTATCGAGCAGAAGAAAATCCCCTTCCCCGTAGATAATCACAACACAAACGAAGAACTGG CTATCGGCTACGTTCTGATTGGAAATGGCCTGTACGACGAAGCCATCAAACATTTCTCGCTCCTGCTCCAG ggCGACCCTGAACTGGTCAGCGCCATTTATGGGAGAGGCATCGCTTACGGGAAGAAAAGCCTACAG GATATAAAAAATGCTGAGTTGGCGTTGTACGAGCTCAACCGAGTCATCATCCTGGAGCCCAACTGGCCCGAGGTGTACGAGCAGAAGGCAGAG ATCCTGTCGACTCTGAGTCGCATCAGCGAAGCTCTGAGCGACCTGACCAAAGccatccagctgcagccgtCCGCCCGGCTCTACCGCCACCGAGGCACGCTGCTCTTCATCTCGGAG GATTATGTGGCAGCTATGGAGGACTTCCAGCAGTCCTTGGAGTTAAAGAGGAACCAGCCCATCGCCATGCTGTACAAAGGCCTCACCTTCTTCCACAGAGGCATGCTGAAG gaagCCATCGAGACGTTCAAAGAGGCCTTGAAGCTGAAGCCAGACTTCATCGACGCCTATAAGAGCCTGGGACAGGCCTACAG GGAGCTGGGCGACTTCGAGTCGGCCATGGAGAGCTTCCAGAAGGCGCTGATGCTGAACCAGAACCACATCCAGTCGCTGCAGCTGCGGGGCATGATGCTGTACCACCACGGCTCGCTGCAGGAGGCTCTGGGCAACTTCAAG AGGTGTCTCCAGCTGGAGCCCTACAACGAGGTGTGCCAGTACATGAAGGGCCTGAGCCACGTGGCCATGGGCCAGTTCTACGAGGGCATCAAGGCCCAGACCAAAGTCATGCTGAACGACCCGCTGCTGGGGCAGAAGGCCAGCTCCGAATACCTCAAAGTCAAATACCTCAGAG AGTACTCCCGGTACCTGCACTCTCACCTGGACGTCGCGGTGGCCGAGTACAACGTGGACCAGGACCTGCCGGGGAACTTCAAGAACCACTGGGCCAAGAACCTGCCGTTCCTCATCGAGGACTACGAGGAGCAGCCGGGCCTGCAGCCTCACATCAA AGACGTTCTGCCGCAGAACTTCGAGAGCTACAGCGTGGACGTGCAGAAGCTGATCTGCAGCGCCGACCAGCTGGGGGCGCTCATGCAGTACGACACGCCCGGCTTCCTGCCCAACAGGAGGATCCACCGAG ccaTGGGCCTGGCCACCCTGGAGGTGATGCAGGCCATGCAGCGGACGTGGAGCAACTCCAAGGTGCGAGTGAACGGGAAGACCAGGCAGATGCAGTGGAGAGACATGTTCGACATCGCCGTCaagtggaggag GATCGCGGATCCAGACCAGCCCGTTCTGTGGTTGGACCAGATGCCGGCGAGGAGCCTCAGTCGAGGCTTCAACAACCACATCAACCTCATCag AGGCCAGATAATCAACATCAGATACCTGGCCTACTTCGACAACATCCTGGACTTCATCAAAGACAGAATCCTGGTGTATCATGG AGCGTATAATCCCAGGGGCCTGATGGAGGTGCGCCAGGCCCTGGAGAGTGTGAATAAAGTAGAAGACCTGCTTCCAATAATGAAG TTCAACAGTAAAACCAGAGATGGCTTCACCGTCAACTCTAAAGTGCCGAGCATGAAGGATTCTGGGAAAGAGTATGATGGtttcaccatcactatcactgGAGACAG ggttgGAAACATGCTGTTCTCGGTGGAGACTCAGACCACAGAGGAGCGAACGCAACAGTATCAGTCAGAGATTGAATCCATCTACAAAGACCTGACGGCTAAAGGGAAAGCCTTGATGCTGTCCACCGAGCTCGGG gatGCAGACGCTGTGTGCAACCTGATCCTGTCTCTGATTTATTACTTCTGCAACCTCATGCCGCTCTCCAGAGGGTCCAG CGTCGTGGCGTACTCGGTGGTGATGGGGGCGCTGATGGCCAGCGGGAAAGAGGTCATCGGCCGGATCCCCAAAGGAAAG CTGGTGGATTTCGAAGCCATGACCACACCCAGTCCAGACAGCTTCAGTAAAACTGCAAAGAGCTGGATGAATCTCAAAAG TTTACCCGGCTGGTACCAGAGTCTTCCGTCGGTAGCAGAGGCCTTCCCGTCGACCAGAACCATGATCGAGGTCCTCAACACAGACTCGTCCTCACACTGTCCAAAGAAGTCCTAA
- the arv1 gene encoding protein ARV1: protein MEIEEFRCVECNEKATELHRDYSNGILKITICDSCHKPVDKYIEYDPVIILIDALLCKTQAFRHILFNTKLNIHWKLCVFCLLCEAYLRWSRLHGSEQSSDPADFIRYTKEWEFYGMFGTAALELAAFCGGVLCFLWAALCGLRRRSVRLRPLLRALLLSCYGKVLLIPAVIWEHDYSPICIALIEVFVLTSNSQAIRVTLNSSRRLSLSAVCLGLLSETCVARLCRTFSWSFLDAATASD from the exons ATGGAAATAGAAGAATTTAGGTGTGTTGAATGTAACGAAAAAGCCACAGAACTTCACCGGGATTACAGTAACGGGATTCTGAAGATTACAATCTGT gattCGTGCCACAAACCGGTGGACAAATACATCGAGTATGATCCGGTCATCATCCTCATCGATGCTCTGCTGTGCAAGACTCAGGCTTTCAGACACATCCTGTTCAACACCAAGCTCAAT atccactggaagctgtgtgtgttctgcctgCTGTGTGAAGCCTACCTGCGGTGGTCTCGGCTGCACGGCTCGGAGCAGAGCAGCGACCCGGCGGACTTCATCCGCTACACCAAGGAGTGGGAGTTCTACGGCATGTTCGGGACGGCGGCGCTCG AGCTGGCGGCGTTCTGCGGCGGCGTGCTGTGCTTCCTGTGGGCGGCGCTGTGCGGCCTGCGGCGGCGCTCcgtgaggctccgcccactcctgcgagccctgctgctctcctgctACGGCAAAGTCCTGCTGATCCCGGCCGTCATCTGGGAGCACGACTACTCCCCCATCTGCATCGCTCTCATCGAGGTCTTCGTGCTCACGTCCAACTCCCAGGccatcagag TGactctgaacagcagcagacgCCTGTCCCTGTCCGCCGTCTGTCTCGGCCTGCTGTCGGAGACGTGCGTCGCTCGGCTCTGCCGGACGTTTTCCTGGAGTTTCCTCGACGCGGCGACGGCGTCGGACTGA
- the ttc13 gene encoding tetratricopeptide repeat protein 13 isoform X1 produces the protein MEPNMAPASRAVVVVLSVLHLSRTILCTEYFSTLTLFNQELHKQGCSSLSDWEDFAADCESSILQLEDPDCEEGSNPNCESVFSLNAEKILNQAKLFIEQKKIPFPVDNHNTNEELAIGYVLIGNGLYDEAIKHFSLLLQGDPELVSAIYGRGIAYGKKSLQDIKNAELALYELNRVIILEPNWPEVYEQKAEILSTLSRISEALSDLTKAIQLQPSARLYRHRGTLLFISEDYVAAMEDFQQSLELKRNQPIAMLYKGLTFFHRGMLKEAIETFKEALKLKPDFIDAYKSLGQAYRELGDFESAMESFQKALMLNQNHIQSLQLRGMMLYHHGSLQEALGNFKRCLQLEPYNEVCQYMKGLSHVAMGQFYEGIKAQTKVMLNDPLLGQKASSEYLKVKYLREYSRYLHSHLDVAVAEYNVDQDLPGNFKNHWAKNLPFLIEDYEEQPGLQPHIKDVLPQNFESYSVDVQKLICSADQLGALMQYDTPGFLPNRRIHRAMGLATLEVMQAMQRTWSNSKVRVNGKTRQMQWRDMFDIAVKWRRIADPDQPVLWLDQMPARSLSRGFNNHINLIRGQIINIRYLAYFDNILDFIKDRILVYHGAYNPRGLMEVRQALESVNKVEDLLPIMKQFNSKTRDGFTVNSKVPSMKDSGKEYDGFTITITGDRVGNMLFSVETQTTEERTQQYQSEIESIYKDLTAKGKALMLSTELGDADAVCNLILSLIYYFCNLMPLSRGSSVVAYSVVMGALMASGKEVIGRIPKGKLVDFEAMTTPSPDSFSKTAKSWMNLKSLPGWYQSLPSVAEAFPSTRTMIEVLNTDSSSHCPKKS, from the exons ATGGAGCCCAACATGGCCCCTGCCAGCCGGGCCGTTGTTGTGGTGCTGTCGGTGCTGCACCTGAGCCGGACGATCCTCTGCACCGAGTACTTCTCCACGCTGACTCTGTTCAACCAGGAGCTGCacaagcagggctgcagctcgCTGTCCGACTGGGAGGACTTCGCGGCGGACTGCG AGTCTTCCATCTTGCAGCTGGAGGACCCGGACTGCGAGGAGGGAAGCAACCCCAACTGCGAGTCCGTCTTCTCACTGAACGCCGAGAAGATCCTG AACCAGGCGAAGCTGTTTATCGAGCAGAAGAAAATCCCCTTCCCCGTAGATAATCACAACACAAACGAAGAACTGG CTATCGGCTACGTTCTGATTGGAAATGGCCTGTACGACGAAGCCATCAAACATTTCTCGCTCCTGCTCCAG ggCGACCCTGAACTGGTCAGCGCCATTTATGGGAGAGGCATCGCTTACGGGAAGAAAAGCCTACAG GATATAAAAAATGCTGAGTTGGCGTTGTACGAGCTCAACCGAGTCATCATCCTGGAGCCCAACTGGCCCGAGGTGTACGAGCAGAAGGCAGAG ATCCTGTCGACTCTGAGTCGCATCAGCGAAGCTCTGAGCGACCTGACCAAAGccatccagctgcagccgtCCGCCCGGCTCTACCGCCACCGAGGCACGCTGCTCTTCATCTCGGAG GATTATGTGGCAGCTATGGAGGACTTCCAGCAGTCCTTGGAGTTAAAGAGGAACCAGCCCATCGCCATGCTGTACAAAGGCCTCACCTTCTTCCACAGAGGCATGCTGAAG gaagCCATCGAGACGTTCAAAGAGGCCTTGAAGCTGAAGCCAGACTTCATCGACGCCTATAAGAGCCTGGGACAGGCCTACAG GGAGCTGGGCGACTTCGAGTCGGCCATGGAGAGCTTCCAGAAGGCGCTGATGCTGAACCAGAACCACATCCAGTCGCTGCAGCTGCGGGGCATGATGCTGTACCACCACGGCTCGCTGCAGGAGGCTCTGGGCAACTTCAAG AGGTGTCTCCAGCTGGAGCCCTACAACGAGGTGTGCCAGTACATGAAGGGCCTGAGCCACGTGGCCATGGGCCAGTTCTACGAGGGCATCAAGGCCCAGACCAAAGTCATGCTGAACGACCCGCTGCTGGGGCAGAAGGCCAGCTCCGAATACCTCAAAGTCAAATACCTCAGAG AGTACTCCCGGTACCTGCACTCTCACCTGGACGTCGCGGTGGCCGAGTACAACGTGGACCAGGACCTGCCGGGGAACTTCAAGAACCACTGGGCCAAGAACCTGCCGTTCCTCATCGAGGACTACGAGGAGCAGCCGGGCCTGCAGCCTCACATCAA AGACGTTCTGCCGCAGAACTTCGAGAGCTACAGCGTGGACGTGCAGAAGCTGATCTGCAGCGCCGACCAGCTGGGGGCGCTCATGCAGTACGACACGCCCGGCTTCCTGCCCAACAGGAGGATCCACCGAG ccaTGGGCCTGGCCACCCTGGAGGTGATGCAGGCCATGCAGCGGACGTGGAGCAACTCCAAGGTGCGAGTGAACGGGAAGACCAGGCAGATGCAGTGGAGAGACATGTTCGACATCGCCGTCaagtggaggag GATCGCGGATCCAGACCAGCCCGTTCTGTGGTTGGACCAGATGCCGGCGAGGAGCCTCAGTCGAGGCTTCAACAACCACATCAACCTCATCag AGGCCAGATAATCAACATCAGATACCTGGCCTACTTCGACAACATCCTGGACTTCATCAAAGACAGAATCCTGGTGTATCATGG AGCGTATAATCCCAGGGGCCTGATGGAGGTGCGCCAGGCCCTGGAGAGTGTGAATAAAGTAGAAGACCTGCTTCCAATAATGAAG caGTTCAACAGTAAAACCAGAGATGGCTTCACCGTCAACTCTAAAGTGCCGAGCATGAAGGATTCTGGGAAAGAGTATGATGGtttcaccatcactatcactgGAGACAG ggttgGAAACATGCTGTTCTCGGTGGAGACTCAGACCACAGAGGAGCGAACGCAACAGTATCAGTCAGAGATTGAATCCATCTACAAAGACCTGACGGCTAAAGGGAAAGCCTTGATGCTGTCCACCGAGCTCGGG gatGCAGACGCTGTGTGCAACCTGATCCTGTCTCTGATTTATTACTTCTGCAACCTCATGCCGCTCTCCAGAGGGTCCAG CGTCGTGGCGTACTCGGTGGTGATGGGGGCGCTGATGGCCAGCGGGAAAGAGGTCATCGGCCGGATCCCCAAAGGAAAG CTGGTGGATTTCGAAGCCATGACCACACCCAGTCCAGACAGCTTCAGTAAAACTGCAAAGAGCTGGATGAATCTCAAAAG TTTACCCGGCTGGTACCAGAGTCTTCCGTCGGTAGCAGAGGCCTTCCCGTCGACCAGAACCATGATCGAGGTCCTCAACACAGACTCGTCCTCACACTGTCCAAAGAAGTCCTAA